GTCAtctagaaattagaaaaacatacaaatttcGAGCCTGTAATTTTAATTGCAGTGAGGGCTGGGCCACTGAAATTTACTGGGGACACTAGAAAGTaagaaagcaatagaaaaatcAGACAAACTATTTACATATCCTTGGATGATTGGAGAACTAGTGGGAGAGACCGAAGGGAGTCGACTGGAAAGTTAAAGTAAAGGGTACTTTGATCACTGATTGAACTTTGAATATACTTCCCAACATACGCTGGCATCAGCTGGCACTTAGTGAAAGCTTATGAGCTTCACTAGAAGCTCATTCCTCAAAGATTGAGCATATTATTTGTCCTAATTATTGCTTAAACAATAAGATATGTAGAAACAGTGGTGATCTCTAGGAATCCAGGcttaagacataaaaataaatacttaaaaactgGAATGGAGACATTAGAGGCTGCACACTATAAGAAAAGATAGACTCTGCAGTTTAAATACGGGCAAATTTGCCCTCCATAtttttattacacattgcatTGGAGATTCTGGTctgtggaaaaggaaagaaaaacaaatgaaagacatCCATTTATACTGAAGATGTAAAGTTCTACTTATTTACAAATGACATAAACTTACATGTAGAAAATTTTACGCAATCTACATTTCTATAATAATTACTCCTTAAATTAATAAGCCCATTTAGAAAGGTCTCAGAATTAAAGATCAATACATAAAATCATTACATTTTTATGACCTAGCAATcaacaacataaaataaaataataaagaatgtattcagtatttaaaatacttaattataaatttaacaaatgagaaataaaacgTTATGTTGAAAATATTGAAGATCAAAATAAATAGAGGGTTAAAGCTTATAGATTTCATGACTGAGGTTTATTAAGATGTCAATTTGCTCtcaatacatatagagataaaaagcAATCTCTATCAACATTCCAACAGGCATATTCCCCCTATAAATTGACAGGTGTATTATAAATTtgatatggaaaagaaaagaccTAGAATGACCAGCTGAAGATGAATGGTTGAAGATTTTAAACTCcctgattaaaaattttaatataaaacatccgtaatcaaaacagtgtgggaAGAATAGACATGATCAGTGGAAAAGAGTCTAGAAGCAAATCCTCATACCTgaggtcaactgattttcaacaaaagaatCACAGTAATTCAGTTtagatggtatttttttttattttttaatttttgacaaatggtactgggataattaaatattcatatacaaaaaaaaaaaaactttacctCACACAACCAAAAACATTATCTGAAATGTAtcagaaaccaaaataaaaaaatatgaaagcaaatGAAGCAGgcttctgaattaaaaaaaataattagaaaacaaaaaaaacttatttcAAGAAGGCATAAGAAAGGAAACCTTGAAGTTGTAAATGTTAATTTACATTTACAATAAAGAATATCTTaaaatgtttgcctttttttttttttttttttttttttcttcttcttcttacaaACAGAGGTTTTATTGCGTTTGGTCCACAATCGTATTTCACATTATCTCATGGAGCAGGGCCCCTGTGCAGTACTTGGTGGGGAGTGTGGCCAGGGGAAGATGGAGCAGTATAGCTTGTCGAGCCCAGAAAGGAGGAGGGTTGGGGGCTCCTTAAAACCTACtgaggggccgggcatggtgactcacgcctataatctcagcacttgaggaggccgaggcgggtggatcacatctgaggccaggagttcgagaccagcctggccaacatgaagaaaccccgtctccactaaaaatacaaaaattagccgggtgtggtggagcacctgcagtcccagctactcgggaggctgaggctggagaatcgcttgagcccaggaggtggaggtgcagtgagccgagattgcactactgcactctagcctgggtgacagccacaACTAAAACAAAACCTACTAAGGCCAGAGTGGATTGGGGGGGGGTAGCATGGAGAGGGGATCAGGCTTAGCCCCAACAACTCAGAATTTCACTTCCCTGTACGGCCTTCACTTTCCCCACCTGGCCCGGGGGGCAGGTCTGAGGGTCTGAGGTCTGTTGGTCCTGGGGAGATCCAGTCACTCGGGAGCCGGAGATATTTAGCATCATGGCAGGGCCCCCTTTCCCAGGTGACTGATTTCCCAGCACCTTCTCCACTGTCCCTGCCCCATTCctcaggaataaaaaacaaaatgtatttttcttttgtgaatacTTCCTGAAACTTGCAGAGAAACCACAAACTGCTCAGCTGACAAAAGGGGGAAGAGGCGAGGCAACCAGAAACCTTTGGGAACCGGTCTCTTCTCCCCAGCACAGCCTGAACGTGCCAGCAGGGACCCTCGCCCTACACGCCCTACACGTATCGGGATATGGCCTTGACCTCCCTCCCCCACAGCCCAGTGGCTCAGCCCTGCGAAGGACcaaggcaaaggggaaaaaagctCTGCTGCCTGATCCCACGCTGCCTGATCCCACGCTGCCACTCACAGACCCTTGGTTGATTGGCAGCACTGAACCggctaagaaaacaaacaaagatgaaaacacagaaaaacccaGAAACCCAGACGGGGAGACGATGTGGGAAGAGAGCGTGCTGGGAGCCTCAGTAGCTGGCCTCCTCCTGGTAGTAAGGGGGATATTCAGGGACCTCCCCCGGGTCCGGGCAGTCGCCAGCGCCTGAGGGAGCCCCATCGGCCACTGTGCCTTGCGGGCAATACTTGGGGTCATATATCTGTCGGCCCAGGCCGAAGACCTGGCAGCTCTCGTTGGCGCCCTGCGTGTAGCCcatctgcagggacatggaggagTTGTCACACTTGTCGGTTCCCAGCTTGGTGTCATAGATGTGCCGCCGCGTCCCTGGAGTCGTCATGCCCACCTGGCTCGCACACTTGTTTGTGCCCATCTGGAGGCTGATGGTCGAGTGGTCCATGGGGGGCAGGATATGGTTCTTGGGGTCATAGAGATGCCTCCTCGTGCCGTACGCGGTCATGCCCGACTGGCTGGCGCATTTGTTGGTGCCCATCTGCAGCCCGATGACACACTGGCCGGCCTTCATGGTGGCGTCGTCGAAATTCCGCTCCTGCTTCTCCGAGTACTTGACGCCGATGTCCACCCCGCTCTGCAGCCCCTTAGTCTTGGCCTTCCCCGCCAGGGCGAGAAGAGCCACCTGCACCTGTGTCATGTTCCCACTCTCAAACAGGTCGTTGGCCTCGAACAGGTCCACGGGGTTCATGCCGTAGGTGACCATGGCCTTGATGAAGTTGGACAGGTTTTCTAGCTGGTGCCAGTTCTGCATGGAGCGGTTGATCTTGGGGACGGAGCCCGGCTGTAGCTTGTTCATGAGTGTGCATAAGATAGGTCCGTCCTTCAAGCCCTTTTGGAAGTCGTGGCCGATGGAGAGGCCGGTGAGTCCCTCCATCCAGGTGCAGAGCTCTGCCTCCTTCTGAGGGTCATATTTGGACAGGAGCCGATTCTTGACCTCCGCCGACAGCCGGTACGAGGGGCCCTTGTTGAACTGCGTGGAGCTCATGGCTGGCTGGCGGGCTGCGGGACctgtttgcctttttaaaaagcctaaaaTTAAATCCTACACAAATGCACTTAGATAAAGAGAAGTTACAAGTGAAGTATGCATAGAATTTGCATGTGCTagttaatatttcataataaaaatttacaagaaaatatttcacagtaaaaaacagagaataaaaaatataatttaattgttGTATAATGTGAACCACTCAAGTGAAAGATTAGAAGGAttattttcttgttgttattAGTTTATTTCGCTTGTTTGTTTTAGCAGGAACACATGACTCTGTTTTGAAATGCTCCAATATAAGACACTGCCATCTGAGAAGAGTTAAACTTGCTGAAAAAAGTATACAGTCTCAAGGGAGTAATACCACTAAGATTaatctaaaatgttttttcttacattaatatatttctatttcaatCATAGAGACCATCTCATGAACATTTTTGAAATCAGTATATGAGCCATAGcagtaaagaaacattttttagcaGAAATTAATGAGTAGAaagtatgaaaggaaaaaatgagaaagtagaaaagataaacaagttATAGCATAAATTAAGATCAATGATAAAGGCAAATGCATAAGTATCAAAGATATAGAGTTCAGAATTTTGCCAAAGGGACTAAAAAACAAAGTATCATAAAAAGGCATCTGGCATCTGAAGATATGTCACACTACAGATGCACGtcataaatgcagaaaaatattttaaattttaaaactggattTGACATTGGGATCTCTTCTGTTCTCTGTATGAGAAACAATTTGATAGGAATATTTAAACTATATTCAGCagtatatataaactatataaactAAATTTAccagaagagagaaatagaagattggttttttctagttattttagaaaacaattttcataGTTTTGTCAGATAGTTAGCATTCCAATGATAATTTACATAAATGAGTCAGATTTCTTCCTTGTTCCCAGATAGAGATAATActttaaacataataaaatattgaggTTTTTTTCAGAGTTGTCACCCAAGTatactgttgttttttgttttttgttttaagacagtgtttcgctctgtcgcccagactggaatgcagtagtgctatctcggctcaccgcaacctccacctcccgggttcaagtgattctcctgcttcagaggTATACCTCCTCCCCAGAAGTAACCTCcctctggggaggctgaggtgagctgatcacgaggtcaggagatgaagaccatcctggctaacatggtgaatgcctgtctcttctaaaaatacaaaaaattagcagggcgtggtagtACATCCATCTGTAATCAAAGTATACTATTATACTAAGAGGTTGAAGTCTGCAAGTGGAATTTGTGCTATTGGTTATTTGGATGGTGAGTTATATATTCCATTCTTTGTCCAACATCCTTGCTTGTCTCACAATTGTACTGCCACATGTCCATACTGCTATCTCCATGTTTATATCACAGTCTTAAAACTGACTGTCTTAGTATGGACTGCCATTAACAAAATATCATGTATTGGATGgcttaaataatacatttattctctcacagttttggaggcagggaagtccaagatcaaggttccagCTGACTCATTTCATTCTGATTCCAGCTGACTCATTTCATTCTGAGAACCGTCTTCCTGGTTGGTAGGTGGCCAACTTCCTGTTaggtcctcacatggtcttttctcaGTAGGTGCAAGCCTCTTCTTATGAGGTCATTTTCCCTGAGACCATTATTCCCATCCTGAAAGCATCACCCTCATGAATTAATCTAATTTTAATTGCCTTTCAAAGGTGTCCTTTTTAAATACCATCATACTAGAGGTTAGGACTtaattcaacatataaattttgtgtGGACATAGATTTTCAGTCTATAACATTgtcttatcattttaaaataataaaatatcacatttggggaagaaagaaaaagaaagaaagaaagaaagaaagaaagaaagaaagaaagaaagaaagaaagaaagaaagaaagaaagaaagaaagaaagaaaaaagaaagaaagaaagaaagagggagggagggagggagggagggagggagggagggaaggaaggaaggaaggaaagaaagaaagaaagaaagaaagaaagaaagaaagaaagaaagaaagaaagagttaagaaagaataaacagaaaaaaaaaaaaacatggattaTGATTCTATAGGATTTCATGTTCCTCCAGCACTTCTTCCCCAAGATTGAAGCACTCATCACCACAGCTGCAGGAATGATGGTAGCTGATAGATTTTAGCTAAGTCTATTTCTGGTACTTGGACTTGGATAAAGAGAGCTATTTCACTCAAAGTTATAACTGGTAGATGCAGGGGGATAAAGCTTTGGTCCTATTTCTCCAATTTGGGATGAATTCAAAGAGTGACGTCGGTCATATATGCCTCATATGAACCTCATATAATCAACTGAGGTCTTTGTTTCAACTTCATCACAGTCCAGTTAACACTCTTCCCAGTCCTGCTTCCTTTACCTCCCTAAACACATTGATCTCAAGAGCACTCCCTAATGAACTTCCTACTTGCAAATCTCTGAGTAAGACCCTGCTTCCTAAGAAACCTGGAATCAGAAATAGTTAAAGAAAGGGCTGAAAAGAGGAAATTCGAGCTGTGTCAACcaccagctcaccagcaatgaGAGCCCTACTACTGGTGATAGTCCATAATGAAACataaggaaatattaaaatttttcattatgaaTAGCCCATAGCAGATTGTCATGCTGCAACTTTACAGCTTCAGCTGGAGGTTAACTGGGGTAATAGATCAAATGGAAGAGAAGGAACTGACAAGCAGAATATTTTCAGCGTTTGataaacatgatgaaacctgtaATAACGAATGTGGAACTGGGACATTTGACATATTAAGAGATAAAATGGAAAGCCTGGAATTCTTAATAACAAATAAAGGTAGAAGTCCTCTAGACAGCATTAAAAGGACTCTAATTTCCTTCaagcaaaagacagaaaaatcttGGGGTTTTTTGGGGATAGAAAATCTCAAGCTCATCACTTAATAGTAAAAGTAGCAGAGTTCTTGAGATATTTTAATTCTCAATCCAGACTCCTGTGAGATGTGGAATCTGAGATATAAAACAATGACACCAACATCAGTGTAAGTTTTGGGGTTTGCAAAAGTTGCCCCATGTATCCCTCTCAAAGGTGTGAATTTACCTGAAAACAATATCAAGGCTTGTGACTCACAAGACAACACATCTCTCCTTCAGATTCACTGCACATTCCCTCTTGGCCAGCAGACCAGTAATTATGGTTAAGACCACAAAAGTCACCACATGATTTGTCCTCTCGGAGTTACTAGAGGACACTCGTTTACCAAAGCTCTACTGAGAAAGGAACTGGCATCATGGAGAAGTTCAGTGGTGGCTGTCCTTTGTAGGATAGGGCTTGTGGTAAGAGATGTTGTTACATAAATAGGATCTCTGATTGCAATGGATGTTATAgaatactaaaaataacaaaaggaagatgatagtatttacccaaagaaaCAAGGTAGTTGCAGTTATTGTAATGACTAGCAAGATCAAAGAGTCAACTGTGGACTCACTCACAGAGAGCAATAAAAATCGTTAATAGAGCAGACATCTATAAAAGCAGATTAAATGGGTAGTCAACAGGAGTGTTGCTCAGTCTCTACATCCAAAAGAAATAATGTATGGGTAGTCAAGAAGCTGAGTACAGCCACTACAGCAAAAAGACACAGTTCCTTACTCAGTTTCCAGATCTGATTTAGTTTCTAGATCTGGGAACCACTTACTGAAGAATAAGCAGGCTTCCTAGGAGGAATGTTCCTACAACATCACAGTAAATGTATTGATAGGGTAATGGTTCCTCAGTGTGCCCCCAAAGTTACATATGACCATTTACTTGGGTAACTGCATACTAGGTAAAGGCTAataagcagacttttttttttttttttttttttttttttttaattgagacgaactttcgctctgttgccagggtagagtgcaatggcgcaatctcagctcactacaacctctgcctcccgggttcaagcgattctcctgcctcagcctccagagtagctgagattacagcctgactaatttttgtatttttagtagagatggggtttcaccaagttggccaggctggtctcaaactcctggcctcaggagatttgcctgcctcggcctcccaaagtgctgtgattgcaggcaCAAGTCATCTTGCCCAACCATAAGCAAACATTTTTAAGACTCAGCAGAACAGAGCCAAGACATTTATAACCAGGGAGTCGTAACATCCTCATTAGTTCACTTCTTAAAATGGAGGCATAAGAGTACCTGTTGTCAATGTTCTCTTGTATTTAGTGGGTATAGTAGGTCAATAATTCCAGCTGGTGGTCATGTCCT
This is a stretch of genomic DNA from Rhinopithecus roxellana isolate Shanxi Qingling chromosome 4, ASM756505v1, whole genome shotgun sequence. It encodes these proteins:
- the LOC104671500 gene encoding calponin-2-like isoform X2; protein product: MSSTQFNKGPSYRLSAEVKNRLLSKYDPQKEAELCTWMEGLTGLSIGHDFQKGLKDGPILCTLMNKLQPGSVPKINRSMQNWHQLENLSNFIKAMVTYGMNPVDLFEANDLFESGNMTQAKTKGLQSGVDIGVKYSEKQERNFDDATMKAGQCVIGLQMGTNKCASQSGMTAYGTRRHLYDPKNHILPPMDHSTISLQMGTNKCASQVGMTTPGTRRHIYDTKLGTDKCDNSSMSLQMGYTQGANESCQVFGLGRQIYDPKYCPQGTVADGAPSGAGDCPDPGEVPEYPPYYQEEASY
- the LOC104671500 gene encoding calponin-2-like isoform X1; protein product: MSSTQFNKGPSYRLSAEVKNRLLSKYDPQKEAELCTWMEGLTGLSIGHDFQKGLKDGPILCTLMNKLQPGSVPKINRSMQNWHQLENLSNFIKAMVTYGMNPVDLFEANDLFESGNMTQVQVALLALAGKAKTKGLQSGVDIGVKYSEKQERNFDDATMKAGQCVIGLQMGTNKCASQSGMTAYGTRRHLYDPKNHILPPMDHSTISLQMGTNKCASQVGMTTPGTRRHIYDTKLGTDKCDNSSMSLQMGYTQGANESCQVFGLGRQIYDPKYCPQGTVADGAPSGAGDCPDPGEVPEYPPYYQEEASY
- the LOC104671500 gene encoding calponin-2-like isoform X3; this translates as MSSTQFNKGPSYRLSAEVKNRLLSKYDPQKEAELCTWMEGLTGLSIGHDFQKGLKDGPILCTLMNKLQPGSVPKINRSMQNWHQLENLSNFIKAMVTYGMNPVDLFEANDLFESGNMTQVQVALLALAGKMGTNKCASQSGMTAYGTRRHLYDPKNHILPPMDHSTISLQMGTNKCASQVGMTTPGTRRHIYDTKLGTDKCDNSSMSLQMGYTQGANESCQVFGLGRQIYDPKYCPQGTVADGAPSGAGDCPDPGEVPEYPPYYQEEASY